One region of Vallitalea okinawensis genomic DNA includes:
- a CDS encoding CehA/McbA family metallohydrolase: protein MQILFDNYYYKEDVNTTFTYDFEVPKGAERIEVFIEVEQPPKPNHGRPDLVGVGLKHKEKLRAWNCTHRKYLMLTEEFGTPGTLPGEIEEGKWQLVVFPRTKNEIQRVRVVAKVVITLKHYRFVAGDTHMHTVHSDGRLSIPETIQSAKEVGLEFIFITDHNIASANQSLPCDQEILVAPGVEYGLEAGHVGMLGVATPIEDFTWDPQWECYEWHLKEAKEKGCGIGINHPFCNDSPWLKDFEQPVDWIEIWNGMWRPVNEKAVQWWHQQLLQGKKIPVVGGSDCHGPGIFRGHGIPTTHLYTQQLTTESLVEAMKNGKVYITLNNQCPKLNLYTEHNVLGDTTLDREVHIELMNLNIGDVLHVITNENEEIILLEDRAYCKKVIIQNEKFVRIEVKRLLEFNEDGFDCEGWVTILLSNPIYFAGGNGNE, encoded by the coding sequence ATGCAAATTTTATTTGATAATTATTATTATAAAGAAGATGTGAATACTACGTTTACATATGACTTTGAAGTTCCTAAAGGTGCAGAACGTATTGAAGTCTTTATTGAAGTTGAACAACCTCCTAAACCAAACCATGGGCGTCCAGACTTAGTTGGAGTTGGACTTAAACATAAGGAGAAGTTAAGAGCCTGGAATTGTACTCATAGAAAGTATTTAATGCTTACAGAGGAGTTTGGTACTCCAGGTACTTTACCTGGAGAGATTGAAGAAGGAAAATGGCAACTTGTTGTCTTTCCACGAACTAAAAATGAAATACAAAGGGTACGGGTTGTTGCCAAGGTTGTTATTACTTTAAAACACTATCGTTTTGTTGCAGGGGATACCCATATGCACACGGTACATAGTGATGGACGTTTATCCATACCAGAAACCATACAAAGTGCTAAAGAGGTTGGATTAGAATTTATCTTTATCACGGACCATAATATTGCCAGTGCTAACCAATCCTTACCATGTGATCAAGAGATTCTCGTTGCACCAGGAGTTGAATATGGACTTGAGGCTGGGCACGTTGGCATGTTAGGAGTAGCAACCCCTATAGAAGATTTCACTTGGGACCCTCAATGGGAATGTTATGAGTGGCATTTAAAAGAAGCAAAGGAAAAAGGGTGTGGCATAGGGATTAATCATCCCTTTTGTAATGACTCACCATGGTTAAAGGATTTTGAACAACCTGTGGATTGGATAGAAATTTGGAATGGTATGTGGCGACCTGTAAATGAAAAAGCTGTACAATGGTGGCATCAACAATTGTTACAAGGTAAGAAAATACCTGTAGTTGGTGGCAGTGATTGTCATGGACCGGGCATTTTTCGGGGGCATGGCATACCAACGACTCATCTCTATACCCAACAACTAACGACAGAAAGCTTAGTAGAAGCTATGAAAAATGGCAAGGTTTACATAACCCTTAATAATCAGTGTCCCAAATTAAATCTTTATACTGAACATAATGTTTTGGGAGATACTACTTTAGATAGAGAAGTACATATAGAATTAATGAATCTTAATATAGGAGATGTACTTCATGTCATAACCAATGAAAATGAAGAAATTATTCTATTAGAAGATAGAGCATATTGTAAAAAAGTCATTATCCAGAATGAAAAGTTTGTTAGGATTGAAGTCAAACGCTTATTAGAGTTTAATGAAGATGGGTTTGATTGTGAAGGATGGGTAACCATTTTATTAAGTAATCCAATTTACTTTGCAGGAGGTAATGGGAATGAGTAA
- a CDS encoding MTH1187 family thiamine-binding protein, with amino-acid sequence MAIVEISIVPLGTASTSLSSYVAKCHERLKNSNLNYQLTPMGTIIEGDLVEIMSCINDMHEVPFAAGASRVMTNIKIDDRRDQHATMEQKVQSVNSKL; translated from the coding sequence ATGGCTATCGTTGAAATAAGCATTGTACCTCTTGGTACAGCTAGTACATCTCTGAGTTCATATGTTGCTAAATGCCATGAACGATTAAAGAATTCTAATCTTAACTATCAACTAACACCAATGGGTACAATTATTGAAGGCGATCTTGTAGAAATCATGAGTTGCATTAATGATATGCATGAAGTTCCTTTTGCAGCAGGCGCTTCAAGAGTTATGACCAATATTAAAATTGATGATAGACGTGATCAACATGCTACTATGGAACAAAAGGTTCAATCCGTTAATAGTAAACTATAA
- a CDS encoding tripartite tricarboxylate transporter permease: protein MENFLGGLQELMTWGTFIIIPVGLMLGIIVGSIPGLTSDLGIILCIPLTYGLDPIPAMLMLLAIYCGGTYGGSITAILINTPGTSANAATLFDGYPMTQKGQAYKALSMAIIASTIGGIFSALLLLFAAPQIAKVTLLFGPPEYLALAVFGLSIIAGVSNDNIFKGLIGACLGIFVSSIGMDKLSGTMRFTFDNYNLFKGIPLIIALIGLFAISEIMMKSQYNPKTDAASLKSFSIDKQKITKEEFKRCIKPISIGSLIGSIIGATPGTGGGLAAFVSYDQVKRHSKHPETFGKGEIEGVAVTEAANNGATGATMIPLLTLGVPGDGATAILLGALMVHGMVPGPTLFVEQGNIMYAIMLGLIVVNVFMYIMGKYFIRFYAKITKIPYELLATMVIVFCIAGAYSTNNAIYDVFIIIGFGILAYFLRRMNFQLVPILLGIVLGPLAEMNFRRALVMSDGSYSIFVTRPISAFFIFIAIASFVLFFFKGNKGKRKKGAQKVESKA, encoded by the coding sequence ATGGAGAATTTCTTAGGAGGATTACAAGAACTAATGACTTGGGGAACCTTTATTATTATCCCCGTAGGTTTGATGTTGGGTATTATCGTAGGATCAATACCTGGTCTTACTTCAGATTTAGGAATTATTTTGTGTATTCCATTGACATATGGCTTAGATCCTATTCCGGCTATGTTAATGCTATTAGCTATATATTGTGGTGGTACATACGGCGGTTCCATAACAGCGATTCTAATAAATACACCCGGAACATCGGCTAATGCAGCAACTTTGTTCGATGGTTACCCCATGACTCAAAAAGGTCAAGCTTATAAAGCATTGTCAATGGCAATTATAGCATCAACTATTGGTGGTATATTTAGTGCACTTCTTTTACTTTTTGCAGCGCCACAGATTGCAAAAGTAACATTACTTTTTGGACCACCTGAGTATTTAGCTTTAGCTGTATTTGGTTTATCCATTATTGCAGGTGTTTCTAATGATAATATTTTTAAGGGGCTTATAGGTGCCTGCCTTGGTATATTTGTAAGTAGCATCGGAATGGACAAATTAAGTGGAACCATGCGTTTTACCTTTGATAATTATAATCTATTTAAGGGGATACCTTTAATTATTGCTTTAATTGGTCTCTTTGCAATATCTGAGATTATGATGAAGTCTCAGTATAACCCAAAGACTGATGCAGCTAGTCTGAAAAGTTTCAGTATTGATAAACAAAAAATCACCAAAGAAGAATTCAAACGTTGCATTAAGCCTATTTCCATTGGTTCATTAATAGGTTCAATTATTGGTGCTACACCTGGTACTGGTGGTGGCCTAGCAGCCTTTGTCAGTTACGATCAAGTGAAACGCCATTCAAAACATCCAGAGACATTTGGTAAAGGTGAGATTGAAGGGGTGGCTGTTACGGAAGCTGCCAATAACGGTGCAACAGGTGCTACAATGATACCTTTATTAACATTAGGTGTACCTGGAGATGGTGCAACTGCTATTTTACTTGGTGCATTAATGGTTCATGGAATGGTACCTGGTCCAACTTTATTTGTTGAGCAAGGTAATATTATGTATGCTATTATGCTTGGATTAATTGTAGTTAATGTATTCATGTACATCATGGGTAAGTACTTTATCCGCTTCTATGCAAAGATTACGAAGATACCATATGAACTGTTAGCAACCATGGTTATTGTCTTTTGTATAGCAGGAGCATATTCGACTAACAATGCCATTTATGATGTATTCATTATCATTGGTTTTGGTATACTGGCATATTTCTTACGTCGAATGAATTTTCAGCTGGTTCCTATTTTACTTGGAATTGTTTTAGGACCGTTAGCCGAAATGAATTTCCGCCGTGCTTTGGTCATGTCTGATGGTAGTTATTCTATCTTTGTTACAAGACCGATCAGTGCATTTTTTATCTTCATTGCTATAGCTTCCTTTGTACTATTCTTCTTTAAAGGAAATAAAGGGAAAAGAAAAAAAGGTGCTCAGAAAGTAGAGAGTAAAGCATAA
- a CDS encoding tripartite tricarboxylate transporter TctB family protein, translating to MKIKYNSDIISGGLFAILAAVIWLLIPSQIQTMETTAVTAQTIPRIVIGGMFIFSLVLLLQGLFMTPKKSVYIDKAFFQSEKFKKEMKSILFAAILIVFCFLISTIGFIISSLLLVVAILVFYGARKWYYYAISMSTVALVYFIFKIVLSVNLP from the coding sequence ATGAAGATTAAATATAATTCAGACATCATTTCTGGTGGACTCTTTGCCATACTTGCAGCTGTCATTTGGTTGCTGATACCTTCTCAGATACAGACCATGGAAACGACAGCTGTAACGGCGCAGACAATACCCCGTATCGTCATTGGCGGTATGTTCATTTTTTCACTTGTTTTATTATTACAAGGTCTTTTTATGACGCCAAAGAAAAGTGTTTACATTGATAAGGCATTCTTTCAATCTGAAAAATTCAAAAAGGAAATGAAGTCCATTTTATTTGCTGCTATATTAATCGTCTTTTGTTTTTTAATTAGTACAATCGGATTTATAATATCTTCCTTACTCTTAGTAGTAGCAATTTTAGTTTTTTATGGCGCAAGAAAGTGGTATTATTATGCTATATCTATGTCAACAGTGGCTTTAGTTTACTTTATTTTTAAGATCGTTTTATCTGTAAATTTACCATAA
- a CDS encoding tripartite tricarboxylate transporter substrate binding protein produces the protein MNKTLKRLTGFVLVCIMMFSLVGCGEKTEKTSKGEEFPTKPVTIVVPWGVGGGVDVFARKVASYGEKYLGQPVIVENRTGGAGTVAMTSFVGDPDDGYTMIAANGPLFSLTPNFQKVQYSLDDITPLIGIRTVAFVALTNPEKSGLSTIEDIKAYSDAGNTIKYATTGGPGNDGYTVLAVLFEKLGVNAEAVPFDGGLDAINALVGGHVDVSIGSPPVYAEYVKSGQLVSLGTFVPETIEVDGLEPQLSFREQGIDMDFTGLDYFAVRSSVDTEKQEVLTQFIKDVYADPEFQEFMKELDLPPFEAGADELLEIVAKQTEDMNEYVELIK, from the coding sequence ATGAATAAAACACTAAAAAGACTAACAGGATTTGTGTTAGTATGTATCATGATGTTTTCACTAGTTGGATGTGGGGAAAAGACTGAGAAAACTTCAAAAGGAGAAGAATTTCCAACAAAACCAGTAACGATTGTTGTACCATGGGGAGTAGGTGGCGGAGTAGATGTCTTCGCAAGAAAAGTTGCATCTTATGGTGAAAAGTATTTAGGACAACCTGTTATCGTTGAAAACAGAACAGGGGGAGCAGGAACAGTTGCTATGACTTCTTTTGTCGGCGATCCAGATGATGGTTATACTATGATTGCAGCAAATGGTCCATTATTTTCATTAACTCCAAATTTCCAAAAGGTACAATATTCATTAGATGATATTACACCTTTAATTGGTATTCGTACAGTTGCATTTGTGGCATTAACAAATCCAGAGAAGTCTGGTCTAAGCACAATAGAAGATATTAAGGCATATTCAGATGCTGGTAATACAATCAAGTATGCAACAACTGGTGGACCAGGTAATGATGGCTATACAGTTTTAGCAGTTTTATTTGAGAAATTAGGTGTGAATGCAGAAGCAGTACCATTTGATGGTGGACTAGATGCTATAAATGCTTTAGTTGGCGGTCATGTTGATGTAAGTATCGGATCACCTCCAGTATATGCTGAATATGTAAAGTCAGGTCAATTAGTTTCTTTAGGAACGTTTGTACCAGAGACAATTGAAGTAGACGGTCTTGAGCCTCAATTATCTTTTAGAGAGCAAGGTATCGACATGGACTTTACTGGTCTAGATTACTTTGCAGTACGTAGCTCAGTAGATACTGAGAAGCAAGAAGTACTTACTCAATTCATCAAAGATGTTTATGCAGACCCTGAATTCCAAGAATTCATGAAAGAGTTAGACTTACCTCCATTCGAAGCAGGTGCAGATGAATTGTTAGAGATCGTTGCTAAACAAACAGAAGATATGAATGAGTATGTTGAATTAATCAAGTAA
- a CDS encoding LacI family DNA-binding transcriptional regulator has product MSVTILDVAKVAGVSKATVSRAFTNPEKVKPQTLQKILEVAKELNYSPNAIARAMKTNRTGNIGFIVYAEQKPIISNPFYALVLEAVIETANKIGYSLFISTDQDITLPTGEIMLQKKVDGVILASQIDSKTVLTFRKNKVPVVLLNNYMDLDGLHCVINDEYYGAHQVVEHLVRRGHKRIGILSGRYNPFICNHRYNAYVDVLKENGIELNYDYVHSVEPNFQDVYAAVKNLLIQKQRPTALFCNSDMIAIYAMKALIREGVKIPDDIAVAGFDDNYYCTVVEPELTSVHVDREMMGTAAVNILHKLMCGEEVEEKTVITKPKLIIRGST; this is encoded by the coding sequence ATGTCGGTCACAATATTAGATGTTGCAAAGGTTGCAGGTGTCTCTAAAGCAACAGTTTCGAGAGCATTTACTAATCCAGAGAAAGTAAAACCGCAAACTTTACAGAAGATTCTGGAAGTGGCGAAAGAGCTTAATTATTCACCGAATGCAATTGCTAGAGCAATGAAAACAAATCGAACAGGTAATATAGGCTTTATTGTATACGCAGAGCAAAAGCCTATCATTTCAAATCCCTTCTATGCTCTTGTATTAGAAGCGGTTATTGAAACAGCAAATAAGATCGGTTACAGTCTATTTATCTCAACAGATCAAGATATTACTTTACCTACGGGTGAAATCATGTTGCAGAAAAAAGTAGATGGTGTAATTTTGGCAAGTCAGATTGATAGTAAAACAGTACTGACTTTTAGAAAAAATAAGGTTCCAGTGGTATTATTAAATAATTATATGGATCTAGATGGACTACATTGCGTTATTAATGATGAGTATTACGGTGCACATCAAGTAGTAGAGCATCTCGTTAGAAGAGGTCATAAAAGGATAGGTATCCTTTCTGGTCGTTACAATCCTTTTATATGTAACCATCGTTATAATGCCTATGTGGATGTACTAAAAGAAAATGGTATAGAATTGAATTATGATTATGTACATAGTGTGGAACCTAATTTCCAGGATGTATATGCAGCAGTTAAGAACTTACTCATACAAAAGCAAAGACCTACCGCACTCTTTTGTAACAGTGATATGATTGCCATATACGCTATGAAGGCGCTTATAAGAGAAGGTGTAAAAATTCCAGATGATATAGCTGTTGCAGGTTTTGATGATAACTACTACTGTACCGTTGTTGAACCTGAACTTACCTCAGTTCATGTTGATCGTGAAATGATGGGGACAGCAGCAGTTAATATTTTGCACAAACTAATGTGCGGTGAAGAGGTAGAAGAAAAAACAGTCATTACAAAACCGAAACTTATTATAAGAGGCTCTACATAG